A window of Haliscomenobacter hydrossis DSM 1100 contains these coding sequences:
- a CDS encoding transcriptional regulator, with product MVDKGFAARLKILADALDLKQHNIYKDMKTSSARVSNVFNSVNNPSYEFLQSFLTAYPNVNINWLLTGEGEMLLNDNNVVREPDERKWNSADLRKRVDHIEAFLREKFKGF from the coding sequence ATGGTAGACAAAGGTTTTGCTGCAAGGCTCAAAATCTTGGCCGATGCATTGGACTTGAAGCAGCACAACATCTATAAAGACATGAAAACCAGCTCTGCTAGAGTAAGTAATGTATTTAATTCTGTAAACAATCCCAGCTATGAATTTTTACAAAGTTTTCTTACCGCCTACCCCAATGTTAATATAAATTGGTTGTTGACTGGCGAAGGAGAGATGCTACTTAACGACAACAATGTGGTCAGAGAGCCTGATGAACGAAAATGGAATTCTGCTGATTTGAGAAAAAGAGTAGATCACATTGAAGCGTTTCTTAGGGAGAAGTTCAAGGGTTTTTGA
- a CDS encoding SDR family NAD(P)-dependent oxidoreductase, with translation MNFNDKIVWLTGASSGLGEAMAKAFNAAGAKLILSSRSVSDLQRVQASLPRQEIPSAVLPLDLRKYEAFPALAKQAIALFGNIDLLINNAGISQRSLAIDTPFEDDLKILETDLIGTIALTKAMLPHLLERKGQIVVISSVMGKINTKYRSSYAAAKHGVVGFFESLRLEVEDLGLNVCHILPGFIATNIAKNAVGITEAVLKNSRNALGMQAAVFAQKALKAIHQRQKNVYIGGAKEQLAMLLKRLMPGLFDWFIKNQKVT, from the coding sequence ATGAACTTTAACGATAAAATTGTGTGGCTTACCGGAGCCTCCTCGGGTTTGGGTGAAGCAATGGCCAAAGCCTTTAACGCAGCGGGAGCCAAGCTGATTTTGTCTTCGCGCAGCGTAAGCGACTTACAACGCGTACAAGCCTCCCTGCCGCGCCAGGAAATCCCCTCCGCAGTTTTGCCTTTGGATTTGCGGAAGTATGAAGCATTCCCGGCATTGGCTAAACAAGCCATTGCCCTTTTTGGAAACATTGATCTCCTGATCAACAATGCCGGGATTAGCCAACGCAGCCTGGCCATAGATACCCCCTTTGAAGATGACCTCAAAATCCTGGAAACTGACCTGATCGGTACCATTGCCCTGACCAAAGCGATGCTGCCCCATTTGTTGGAGCGAAAAGGGCAAATTGTGGTCATAAGCAGTGTCATGGGGAAAATCAATACCAAATACCGCAGCAGTTATGCAGCCGCGAAACATGGGGTGGTTGGCTTTTTTGAATCCCTGCGACTCGAAGTCGAGGATCTTGGATTAAATGTATGCCATATTCTACCTGGATTCATCGCTACCAACATTGCCAAGAACGCAGTCGGAATTACCGAAGCGGTACTCAAAAACAGCCGCAATGCCCTGGGAATGCAAGCAGCTGTATTTGCCCAAAAAGCACTCAAGGCCATCCATCAGCGGCAAAAAAACGTTTACATCGGTGGAGCAAAAGAGCAGCTGGCCATGCTGCTAAAACGCTTGATGCCGGGTCTTTTTGATTGGTTTATTAAGAATCAAAAAGTGACCTGA
- a CDS encoding magnesium chelatase, translating into MNSITTLGALKASGYQPKSVKAELRANLIEKLKKRETIFEGVLGFEDTVLPDIERAVLSRHNILLLGLRGQAKTRIARLLVKLLDEYIPVVGGSELNDDPLNPISRYAKDLIAEMGDATPVEWLHRDERYVEKLATPDVSVADLIGDVDPIKAATLKMAYSDERVIHFGLVPRAHRSIFVINELPDLQARIQVSLFNILQEGDIQIRGFKLRLPLDIQFLFTANPEDYTNRGSIITPLKDRIESQILTHYPKTIDIARSITKQEAKLTAEQRAKVEVPDLLEVLLEQVAFEARDSEFVDSKSGVSARLTISGYENLVSTAERRLLINRENKTIARLTDFWGVVPAITGKVELVYEGEQEGPYLVAINLMGKAFKKLFLDHFPDPDKLRKGRDRDPYGVIRAWFSGGHAVNLLNDMSDKEFRAALEGVAGLRKFVEATLPQLSGDEVYTYMELVLHGLAEFQVVSKDMVESKLTFRDTLADMLSSEDLFDEEDN; encoded by the coding sequence ATGAATTCCATTACTACTTTAGGGGCTTTAAAAGCCAGCGGTTATCAACCCAAATCGGTAAAAGCAGAACTCCGGGCCAATCTGATCGAAAAACTCAAAAAACGGGAAACGATTTTTGAGGGCGTACTCGGGTTTGAAGATACCGTTTTGCCAGACATTGAGCGCGCTGTATTGTCGCGGCACAATATCTTGTTGTTGGGTTTGCGTGGGCAGGCCAAAACCCGTATTGCGCGGCTCTTGGTCAAGCTGCTGGACGAGTACATTCCGGTGGTAGGAGGTAGTGAACTGAACGACGACCCACTCAACCCCATTTCTCGTTACGCCAAAGACTTGATTGCCGAAATGGGCGATGCTACCCCCGTTGAATGGTTGCACCGCGACGAGCGCTACGTGGAAAAACTGGCTACCCCCGATGTGAGTGTCGCCGACCTCATTGGCGATGTAGACCCCATCAAAGCGGCTACCCTTAAAATGGCTTACTCCGACGAGCGGGTGATCCACTTTGGCCTGGTACCCCGGGCGCACCGCAGCATTTTTGTCATCAATGAATTGCCCGATTTGCAGGCGCGGATCCAGGTATCCCTGTTCAATATTTTGCAGGAGGGTGACATCCAGATTCGTGGATTCAAACTGCGTTTGCCACTGGACATCCAGTTTCTCTTTACAGCCAACCCCGAGGATTACACCAACCGGGGCAGCATCATCACCCCGCTGAAAGACCGCATCGAGAGCCAAATCCTGACGCACTACCCCAAAACCATCGACATTGCCCGCAGCATCACCAAGCAGGAAGCCAAACTTACCGCTGAACAACGCGCAAAAGTAGAGGTCCCCGATTTGTTGGAGGTTTTGCTGGAGCAAGTAGCTTTTGAAGCACGGGATAGTGAGTTTGTCGATTCCAAAAGTGGGGTGTCGGCGCGTCTGACGATTTCGGGTTATGAAAACCTGGTCAGCACTGCCGAGCGGCGTTTGTTGATCAACCGCGAAAACAAAACCATCGCCCGCCTGACCGATTTCTGGGGCGTAGTACCCGCCATTACGGGTAAAGTGGAATTGGTGTACGAAGGAGAACAAGAAGGCCCGTACCTGGTGGCGATCAACCTGATGGGCAAAGCTTTCAAAAAATTGTTCCTCGATCATTTCCCCGACCCGGATAAGCTCCGCAAAGGGCGCGACCGCGATCCATACGGCGTGATCCGGGCCTGGTTCAGCGGTGGACACGCCGTGAACCTGCTCAATGACATGAGCGACAAAGAATTCCGCGCGGCACTGGAAGGTGTAGCGGGCTTGCGCAAATTCGTGGAGGCCACGCTTCCGCAGCTCAGCGGGGATGAGGTGTACACCTATATGGAGCTGGTGCTACACGGTTTGGCCGAGTTCCAGGTGGTCAGCAAAGATATGGTCGAATCCAAATTGACCTTCCGCGATACCTTGGCAGATATGCTGAGTTCAGAGGATCTTTTTGATGAGGAAGACAATTGA
- a CDS encoding sensor histidine kinase — protein sequence MKWKNWLWHLVAWLGFWGALILSRGREGAEWPLILSSLACFVVVSTVLSYVNYLCLERFLDRQRYGAYFLRMVPFFFLSNLVLGLSLAYAREEKLEFWGLLPTLFINWLLSTGTYFFQSGIRRQRQLQDARARQLEAEMQLLKMQIQPHFLFNALNNLYATNLQDPSKANEMILQLADLLRYQLEISKRAKVALAEEITLTEHFIELEKIRLYDAVVEVEKRGNFEHLQITPLLFLPLVENAFKHSAGIGPQRIHVCFEVEGERLSFVCQNSIATKPSPKTSNQLGLQNVRQRLLADYPQRHQLDIEHTPEKYHLTLTLQLEIR from the coding sequence ATGAAGTGGAAAAATTGGCTTTGGCATTTGGTGGCCTGGTTGGGCTTTTGGGGCGCACTCATCCTGTCCAGGGGCAGAGAAGGAGCTGAATGGCCCTTGATTCTCAGCTCTTTGGCCTGCTTTGTGGTCGTTTCTACGGTGTTGAGCTATGTCAATTACCTCTGTTTGGAGCGCTTTCTGGATCGGCAGCGGTATGGCGCTTACTTCCTGCGCATGGTGCCTTTCTTTTTCCTGTCCAACCTTGTCTTGGGCCTGTCCTTGGCATACGCACGCGAGGAGAAGCTGGAATTTTGGGGTCTGCTCCCTACCTTGTTCATCAATTGGCTGTTGTCGACGGGGACCTATTTTTTTCAGTCGGGCATCCGGCGGCAAAGGCAATTGCAGGATGCCCGGGCCCGGCAACTGGAAGCGGAAATGCAGTTGCTCAAGATGCAAATCCAACCCCATTTTTTGTTCAATGCCCTGAACAACCTCTACGCCACAAACCTACAAGACCCCAGCAAAGCCAATGAAATGATCCTGCAATTGGCCGACCTGCTCCGTTACCAATTGGAGATCAGCAAACGCGCCAAAGTAGCCCTGGCCGAAGAAATTACCTTGACCGAACATTTTATTGAACTGGAAAAAATTCGCCTGTACGATGCCGTGGTAGAGGTAGAAAAACGGGGCAATTTTGAGCACTTGCAAATTACCCCATTGTTGTTTTTGCCTTTGGTGGAAAACGCCTTCAAGCACAGCGCAGGCATTGGTCCACAGCGCATCCACGTTTGTTTTGAGGTAGAAGGAGAGAGGCTGAGTTTTGTATGCCAAAACTCCATTGCCACCAAGCCCAGCCCTAAAACCTCGAATCAGCTGGGTTTGCAAAACGTCCGTCAGCGCTTGTTGGCCGATTACCCGCAGCGCCACCAGTTGGACATCGAACATACGCCAGAAAAATACCATTTGACCCTAACCCTACAACTCGAAATCCGATGA
- a CDS encoding LytR/AlgR family response regulator transcription factor, producing MIKIFLVDDEYLALNLLEAYVQQVPDLELVGKEKLPMKALERIQQEPIDLLFLDIQMPVLSGNNLLKTLQNPPLVVFTTAYAEYAIEAYDLNVVDYLLKPFPFERFLQAVQKAKQLLQARQAPPDAPTVPNFLSLKVDGKLAKVALEDILYIEGLKEYVRFVCTGNRKYVTLESLRNLEEQLPHTQFSRVHKSYIVANNKVSALDGNMLEIGTVKIPISRGKREEVVAGIFRGLGGS from the coding sequence ATGATCAAGATTTTCCTCGTCGACGACGAATACCTCGCCCTCAATTTGTTAGAAGCCTACGTCCAGCAGGTGCCAGACCTGGAACTGGTGGGCAAAGAAAAACTGCCCATGAAGGCCCTGGAGCGCATTCAGCAGGAACCCATTGATCTGCTGTTTCTCGACATTCAGATGCCCGTGCTGAGTGGCAACAATTTGCTCAAAACCTTGCAAAATCCTCCGCTGGTGGTGTTCACCACAGCCTACGCCGAATACGCCATTGAAGCTTACGATCTAAATGTGGTGGATTATTTGCTCAAACCTTTTCCTTTTGAGCGCTTTTTGCAGGCCGTCCAAAAAGCCAAACAGCTGTTGCAGGCCCGTCAAGCCCCACCGGATGCGCCTACGGTCCCCAATTTCCTTTCCCTCAAGGTAGATGGCAAACTGGCCAAAGTGGCGCTGGAAGACATCCTCTACATCGAAGGACTCAAAGAATACGTTCGCTTCGTGTGCACTGGCAACCGCAAATACGTCACCCTCGAAAGCCTGCGCAATTTGGAGGAACAATTGCCCCACACCCAGTTTAGCCGGGTACACAAATCCTACATCGTGGCCAACAACAAAGTCAGCGCCCTGGACGGGAACATGCTGGAGATTGGGACGGTGAAAATTCCGATCAGTCGGGGGAAAAGGGAGGAGGTTGTAGCGGGGATTTTTAGGGGGTTAGGGGGTTCGTAG
- the ltrA gene encoding group II intron reverse transcriptase/maturase has protein sequence MEDQSKLRNKYHQKDGAEGELPLFGKKKWEMSDAERVFSLQCKLYQKAKQDKGYKFYVLYDKVFQKHMLSVAWKAVKANQGSPGIDGISINDIEQGGVENYLEELGEELRTKRYRAQAVKRVMIPKANGGERPLGIPTVRDRIVQTACKLLIEPIFEADFEESSYGFRPERSSGDALGAIKGYLQEGKSEVLDADLSKYFDTIPHDKLLIGLKERISDGRILDLIGQWLKAPIYEDGQFKGGKKNKVGTPQGGVISPLLANIYLNLLDRIVNNPKSLFYQGGVKIVRYADDFVLMGKQIGEQVKEQLKSLLSRMGLSLNEQKTRTDEAKAESFDFLGFTIRYDKDLWDRNKRYWNIIPSQKSEQKIRDKIDTYLEAHGHYKGEQVSEDLNKLLRGWLNYFDIKGVSYPAVSKRRLRHYLQERLNRYYNRKSQRKCRLYGQRAFEALVEKYGLIDPTKYTSGGVRL, from the coding sequence ATGGAAGACCAGTCAAAATTGAGAAACAAGTATCATCAGAAAGACGGAGCGGAGGGAGAACTGCCACTATTCGGGAAGAAGAAATGGGAGATGAGCGATGCGGAAAGGGTATTTTCGTTACAATGCAAGCTATACCAAAAAGCCAAGCAGGACAAGGGGTATAAGTTTTACGTGCTATACGACAAGGTGTTTCAAAAACATATGTTGAGCGTTGCGTGGAAGGCAGTAAAAGCCAACCAAGGCTCCCCCGGCATAGACGGGATCAGCATAAATGATATTGAGCAAGGCGGCGTGGAGAACTATTTGGAGGAACTAGGGGAAGAACTAAGGACGAAACGCTACCGGGCGCAAGCAGTAAAACGGGTAATGATCCCGAAAGCGAACGGAGGAGAACGGCCATTAGGGATACCGACAGTTAGAGACCGGATAGTACAGACAGCATGTAAACTACTAATAGAACCGATCTTTGAAGCGGACTTTGAGGAAAGTTCCTATGGGTTCCGGCCAGAACGCAGTTCTGGGGATGCACTAGGAGCGATCAAGGGTTATCTACAGGAAGGGAAGAGTGAAGTATTGGATGCGGACTTGAGTAAATACTTTGATACGATACCACACGATAAACTGCTGATTGGGCTAAAAGAGCGGATCAGTGACGGACGGATATTGGACTTAATCGGTCAATGGTTGAAAGCGCCGATATACGAGGATGGACAGTTTAAAGGGGGTAAGAAGAACAAAGTAGGGACACCACAAGGGGGCGTGATCTCGCCCTTACTGGCCAATATATACCTGAACCTATTAGATCGGATCGTGAACAATCCGAAGAGTTTGTTTTACCAAGGTGGAGTGAAGATAGTACGGTATGCAGATGATTTTGTGTTAATGGGCAAACAGATCGGAGAACAGGTGAAGGAGCAGCTCAAAAGCTTGCTAAGTCGAATGGGATTAAGCTTGAATGAGCAGAAAACCCGAACGGATGAAGCAAAAGCGGAGAGCTTTGACTTTTTAGGGTTCACCATCCGCTACGACAAGGATTTATGGGATCGTAACAAACGCTACTGGAACATCATTCCAAGTCAGAAATCGGAGCAAAAGATCCGAGACAAGATTGATACATATCTTGAAGCACATGGTCACTACAAGGGAGAACAAGTGAGCGAAGACCTGAATAAGCTATTACGGGGATGGTTGAACTACTTTGACATCAAAGGGGTGAGCTATCCAGCGGTGAGCAAAAGACGGTTACGGCACTACCTGCAAGAGCGACTGAACCGTTACTATAACCGCAAGAGTCAACGGAAGTGTAGGCTTTATGGACAAAGAGCCTTTGAGGCATTAGTCGAAAAGTATGGACTAATCGACCCGACGAAATACACTTCCGGAGGAGTTCGCCTGTGA
- a CDS encoding LytR/AlgR family response regulator transcription factor: protein MKLSCLIIDDEPPAHVVLERYIEKIERLTLQGHCYNALDALNFLHQHPIDLLFLDIDMPELSGLELLTALKNPPRVILTTAYAEFALEGYEYGVVDYLLKPIRFERFIKAVDRLITPGAELPVVSSTTTPAPSYLLLNINNARQKIDTADIVYIAAAGNYVQLHFLQQRPLLANETMSDLQKQLSQFIRVHKSYLINVDYLSKLEGNRVYLQGGAEIPIGVSYKQSVLSYFKV from the coding sequence ATGAAGTTAAGCTGTCTGATTATCGACGACGAACCCCCGGCCCATGTTGTGCTGGAGCGCTACATCGAAAAAATTGAGCGCCTGACCTTGCAGGGGCATTGCTACAATGCGTTGGATGCCCTTAATTTTTTGCACCAGCACCCTATCGATTTGTTGTTTTTGGACATTGACATGCCAGAACTAAGCGGCCTGGAGCTTTTGACCGCTTTAAAAAATCCTCCCCGGGTGATTCTTACGACTGCTTATGCGGAGTTTGCATTGGAAGGGTACGAGTATGGAGTAGTGGATTATTTGCTCAAACCGATTCGTTTTGAGCGCTTCATCAAAGCTGTTGACCGATTGATTACGCCCGGTGCGGAACTACCGGTTGTGTCCAGCACCACCACTCCAGCACCCAGCTACCTTTTGTTGAACATCAACAATGCCCGACAAAAAATCGATACTGCTGACATTGTTTACATCGCAGCTGCGGGCAATTACGTGCAGTTGCACTTCCTTCAGCAGCGCCCTTTATTGGCCAATGAAACGATGAGTGACCTACAAAAACAATTGTCGCAGTTCATCCGGGTGCACAAATCGTATTTGATCAATGTGGATTACCTGAGCAAGTTGGAGGGGAATCGGGTGTATTTGCAGGGCGGGGCGGAAATTCCGATTGGGGTGTCGTACAAGCAAAGTGTGTTGAGTTACTTTAAGGTTTAG
- a CDS encoding YfiT family bacillithiol transferase, which yields MSDLTSLQYPVGKFSKPETITASMITEWIDYLAGFPKIFRATAESLSEIQLDTPYRPDGWTGRQVIHHVADSHMNAYIRFKLVLTEEYPTIKPYMEAKWAELPDSKLPIEVSLRILESVHERWVCILREIKDWENQGYYHPQFGTVKNPLSKVLALYHWHSRHHLGHLESLK from the coding sequence ATGTCCGATTTAACCTCACTCCAATACCCTGTGGGTAAATTCAGCAAACCTGAAACCATCACCGCTTCAATGATCACTGAATGGATCGATTACCTGGCCGGGTTTCCCAAAATTTTTCGCGCTACGGCGGAATCCCTTAGTGAAATCCAATTGGATACGCCGTACCGTCCAGATGGTTGGACGGGGCGTCAGGTGATCCACCACGTGGCCGATAGCCACATGAATGCCTACATTCGTTTTAAGTTGGTACTCACCGAGGAGTACCCGACCATCAAACCTTATATGGAAGCTAAGTGGGCAGAATTGCCGGATTCGAAACTCCCGATTGAAGTGTCTTTGCGCATACTTGAAAGCGTCCACGAGCGTTGGGTGTGCATTCTGCGCGAGATCAAGGATTGGGAAAACCAAGGGTACTACCATCCGCAATTCGGAACAGTAAAAAATCCCTTGAGCAAGGTGTTGGCCTTGTACCATTGGCACAGTCGGCACCATTTGGGCCATTTGGAGTCTTTAAAATAG
- a CDS encoding alpha/beta fold hydrolase → MLRRYIYSLFYRKRFYASVVLFGFLAYTYDLVEVRLTDDAMIRKLEENAFAYIPKVTHFRQWGREMRYVQLGDPNKPLILFIHGAPASSSFWMGMLGDSTLLAHAKLMAVDRPGYGYSGYGQPEISVKKQAALIAGILKEKRLIHQKIIIHGSSYGGTVAARLAMDYPELVDGLLLQSASLKPGAETTYWISYPTSHWSLRNFIPGSFRTANAEKLSHKSQLQEMVPLWSRIRSKVIVLQGKDDTLIFPENATFAIQKLTKAASASLTLVPGSKHDLLWTQRALLVRSLLKLTD, encoded by the coding sequence ATGCTGCGCCGCTACATTTATTCCCTGTTTTACCGCAAGCGTTTTTACGCTTCGGTTGTTTTGTTTGGCTTTTTGGCCTACACCTACGATTTGGTCGAGGTGCGGCTGACGGACGACGCCATGATCCGCAAGCTGGAAGAAAATGCCTTTGCCTACATCCCCAAAGTGACCCATTTCCGCCAATGGGGGCGCGAAATGCGCTACGTGCAATTGGGTGATCCCAACAAACCCCTCATCCTGTTCATCCACGGCGCACCGGCTTCCTCCTCCTTCTGGATGGGCATGCTGGGCGACAGCACCCTGCTGGCGCACGCCAAATTGATGGCCGTTGACCGCCCGGGGTATGGCTATTCTGGTTACGGACAGCCGGAAATTTCGGTCAAAAAACAAGCGGCCCTCATTGCCGGCATTTTAAAGGAAAAACGCCTCATTCACCAAAAAATCATCATCCACGGTTCTTCATACGGAGGCACTGTGGCCGCCCGACTGGCCATGGATTATCCCGAACTGGTAGACGGACTGTTGCTGCAATCGGCCTCCCTCAAACCCGGCGCCGAAACCACTTACTGGATCTCCTACCCCACCTCTCACTGGAGTCTGCGCAATTTCATTCCAGGTTCTTTCCGTACGGCCAATGCCGAAAAACTCTCTCATAAGTCACAATTGCAAGAAATGGTTCCCTTGTGGTCCCGGATTCGCAGCAAGGTGATTGTTTTGCAAGGCAAAGACGATACGCTCATTTTTCCGGAAAATGCTACCTTCGCCATCCAGAAATTGACCAAAGCCGCCTCGGCCAGCTTAACGCTTGTTCCCGGATCAAAGCACGATTTGTTGTGGACGCAGCGGGCACTATTGGTGCGGTCTTTGCTGAAGTTGACGGATTAG
- the ung gene encoding uracil-DNA glycosylase, with protein sequence MSEVKIEASWKAALAAEFEKPYFQALIDFLKKEKAAGKVIFPPGPLIFHAFELTPLDKVKVVILGQDPYHNPGEAMGLSFSVPKGVKIPPSLQNIYKELLSDLQVPIPNHGDLSHWATQGVFLLNAMLTVEKSRAGAHQNAGWQHFTDAVIRTLSEQREHLVFMLWGNFAKKKAALIDGSKHLILEAAHPSPLAGGAFFNCKHFSKANEYLRENGYEEVNW encoded by the coding sequence ATGTCCGAAGTCAAAATAGAAGCCTCCTGGAAGGCCGCCTTAGCCGCAGAATTTGAAAAGCCTTACTTTCAGGCCTTGATCGATTTTTTAAAAAAAGAAAAAGCCGCAGGCAAGGTCATTTTCCCGCCAGGACCACTGATCTTCCATGCCTTTGAGCTTACGCCACTGGACAAGGTCAAAGTGGTCATTTTGGGACAAGATCCCTACCACAATCCGGGTGAGGCGATGGGTTTGTCGTTTTCGGTGCCCAAAGGGGTCAAAATCCCGCCTTCGCTACAAAACATCTACAAAGAACTGCTCAGCGACCTGCAAGTGCCTATCCCCAACCACGGCGACCTGAGCCACTGGGCTACCCAAGGCGTATTTTTGCTCAACGCCATGCTGACGGTGGAAAAAAGTCGGGCGGGTGCCCACCAAAATGCGGGCTGGCAACACTTCACCGATGCGGTGATCCGCACCCTCTCCGAGCAACGCGAGCACCTGGTGTTCATGCTCTGGGGGAATTTTGCCAAAAAGAAAGCCGCCCTGATCGACGGCAGCAAACACCTGATTTTGGAGGCGGCTCACCCTTCTCCCCTGGCAGGCGGCGCGTTTTTCAATTGTAAACATTTTTCGAAGGCGAATGAATATTTGCGGGAAAACGGTTACGAGGAGGTTAACTGGTAA
- a CDS encoding DUF433 domain-containing protein translates to MENPFLHIVSDPEILSGKPCIAGTRISVGLIMEWLGTGGTVETIAAKHPLLNAELVMEAIRYAARFAKNEIIIEVQTAA, encoded by the coding sequence ATGGAGAACCCATTTTTACATATCGTTTCAGATCCAGAAATTCTGAGTGGGAAGCCTTGTATTGCTGGAACGCGCATCAGCGTAGGGCTCATTATGGAGTGGCTCGGCACCGGAGGTACTGTCGAGACCATTGCTGCGAAACACCCTTTGTTGAATGCAGAATTGGTGATGGAGGCGATTCGCTATGCAGCGCGTTTTGCCAAAAACGAAATTATTATTGAAGTGCAGACTGCGGCATGA
- a CDS encoding ArnT family glycosyltransferase → MPLSWTSINGLFLSIALLSAILAPVWQYKRVNQFSLWIIILAGFTLRLIPAQDVFLHEWDERFHALVAKNMGENPLAPSLYQHPVLDYNYQNWTANHIWLHKQPLALWIIHVSLQCFGLNALAVRLPSVIMSVCCIWFTFLICKLLFKDEKTAILAAFLQAINGFLIENAVGRIPTDHVDAQFLFFTELSALLICLYAKQAKFWLLMGIGIALGLSILTKWLTGLFVLPLFGLLMWGRQALGRLVFSGAVIGIVATLLALPWQVYILEHFPQEALWEYNYNSRHLFEAIEGHDGEWYYHLFKARMIWNELVYLPFLWLLYEAWRSKNRAHYFLLAWILIPYLFFSMVHTKMTGYIIICAPAVFIAMALFVQKMVSYSPNWGRALAVLMLALSIRYCIERIKPFEVDPAQREKLELVQKIDAYAPNAHTVVFNFPHAIEAMFFTECTAYSTLPTVDELLALQEKGYRVLVFDAGDLPEGYRRPKIELFK, encoded by the coding sequence ATGCCTCTTTCATGGACTTCCATCAATGGTTTATTCCTTAGCATAGCCCTCCTGAGCGCAATATTGGCACCCGTATGGCAGTACAAACGGGTCAATCAATTTTCACTTTGGATCATCATTTTGGCGGGTTTTACGCTGCGACTCATCCCTGCCCAAGATGTCTTTTTGCACGAGTGGGATGAACGATTTCATGCCCTGGTGGCCAAAAATATGGGCGAAAATCCACTGGCACCAAGCCTTTACCAGCACCCTGTACTTGATTACAATTACCAGAACTGGACGGCCAATCACATTTGGTTGCACAAACAACCCCTGGCGTTATGGATCATACATGTTTCATTGCAGTGTTTTGGGCTGAATGCGTTGGCCGTACGCCTGCCTTCGGTCATTATGTCCGTATGCTGCATCTGGTTTACTTTCCTGATTTGCAAGCTCCTTTTTAAGGACGAAAAAACGGCGATATTGGCTGCGTTTCTCCAGGCCATCAACGGCTTCCTGATTGAAAATGCGGTGGGTAGAATCCCCACCGATCATGTTGATGCGCAGTTCCTTTTTTTCACAGAATTGAGTGCCTTGTTGATTTGTCTATATGCCAAACAAGCAAAATTCTGGCTTTTGATGGGTATCGGTATTGCCCTGGGGCTATCCATTTTAACCAAGTGGCTGACCGGGTTGTTCGTTTTACCACTTTTTGGATTGTTGATGTGGGGGCGTCAAGCATTGGGCAGGTTGGTCTTCAGCGGGGCGGTCATTGGTATAGTGGCGACACTACTTGCTTTGCCTTGGCAGGTGTACATTCTCGAGCATTTCCCCCAAGAAGCGCTGTGGGAGTACAACTACAATTCCAGGCACCTTTTTGAGGCCATTGAAGGCCATGATGGTGAATGGTACTATCACCTATTTAAGGCCCGAATGATCTGGAATGAATTGGTTTATTTGCCTTTTCTCTGGTTACTTTACGAGGCATGGCGCTCAAAAAATCGAGCGCATTATTTTCTACTGGCCTGGATATTGATTCCCTACCTGTTCTTTTCAATGGTACACACCAAGATGACGGGCTACATCATCATTTGTGCCCCGGCCGTTTTTATTGCTATGGCGCTTTTTGTACAAAAAATGGTCAGCTACTCCCCGAATTGGGGCAGGGCACTTGCCGTGCTTATGCTTGCCCTCTCTATCCGCTATTGTATCGAACGGATCAAGCCCTTTGAAGTTGATCCTGCTCAACGAGAGAAGTTGGAACTGGTCCAGAAAATTGACGCTTACGCTCCAAACGCCCATACCGTGGTGTTCAATTTTCCTCACGCCATTGAGGCCATGTTTTTTACTGAGTGTACCGCCTATTCAACGTTACCTACAGTTGATGAATTATTGGCGCTGCAAGAGAAGGGGTATCGGGTTTTGGTGTTTGATGCAGGGGATTTGCCGGAGGGGTATAGGAGACCGAAGATTGAGTTATTTAAGTAG